DNA from Mesorhizobium sp. B2-1-1:
GCGGCGAGAATGCCCGGCCACTGGCGTGATCATAGATATAGATGCCCTCACCGGGCCGGTTCGAAACCGGATCGTTCGACCACGGCGTCAGCTGGTAGTCGCGGCTGTTGCGGCTCCAGGTGAAGGCAGCGCCTTCGGCGGAGACGTGGAAGCCGAACGAGGCATTGGAAATAACATTGATCCAGGGTTGGGGCGTGGTGCTGCGGCCGGCCAGGCGCACGACATAATGCCGCCCGTCGCCCTCAAAACCACCGAACCCGTTCCATTGGCTGAGCCCGTGCCCGTCCGCCGCCAGGGCCTGCGAGCCAAAGGAATGCGTCATAGGCCCCAATTCGGGCAATGCCGCCGGCTGCTGGGCATCGCGCGCCTGCAAGGCGGCCACCTCGGCCCGCTCGATCTGATCGAAGATGGTGCCGTTGCGCGTGTGCAGAACCACGCGGGCGACCGCAAGCAGCGTCTTGTAGGTGGTCTCGTCCATCAGGTCGCGGCGCACGGCGAATATGTGCTGGCGCGGTCCGAGCTCCTTGCCGCGCAAGCGGCTGTTCTCGCACAGGGATTCGACTGCTCGCTGCAGGTCCTGCACATAGGAGGAGGCCTGTTCGTTGACGACGACGAAATCGATCATCATGCCACGGGTGCGCATGTACTCCTGGAAACGGAGCGCCTGGGCGACGATTTCGAGATCGGCGACGTCGCCGATCCTGACCAGGAAGATCGGGAAATCGCCGGAGATGCTGGTCGGCCACAGGCTCGACTGCTTGCCCAGTCCCGAAGCGATGGATTCGGCCGGCAGGCGCAGGAATGGATCGGGATAGATCAGATAGCGCGCCAGCTTCTGTACGTTGGCGGCGTCGGCCAGGCTGAGGCCGAGATGCCGGGTCTGCACCTGGCTGCGCGTCCAGGCAAGCATTGCCTGTCGGGCAAAGCTCTCCGGGTGGTCGAGCCGGGCAATGGCCTCCTCCAGCTCCGCGCGGTTGGAACCGACGACGGTCCAGAAGGTCAGCGATATCTTCTTGTTGGCGGGCACGCGCACCTGGCGGCGCAGCGAGGCGACGGGATCGAGGGTGAAGCCGGAATGGCCGCCAAGCCGAGCGCCTGGATCGAACGCCGCAGCGTCGACGATGGTGCGGCCGCGGCCGATGAAGGCGCGCCTGTCGGTCTCGGCTTCGGCGTCGCGCGCCGGACCGGACGGGTCGGTGACGAAATGCACCATCGTCACGTCTGGCTCGCTGGTCTCGCGCTTGCGCCGCGTGGCGAAGATCGCCCCATTATTGGGGGCAATTTCGGTCTCCACGAACATTTTCGAGAAGGCGGGATGGGCATTGTCGGATACCTCCAGGCCCAGCACCAGCTCGGCGAAGGAGGTCACTTCGATGTGACGGTCGGTCGGTCCCTCGTTGAACAGCGTCACGCGGCGGCCTTCGCCATTGCCTTCCGAGATGACGATGCATTCGACCTCGGAGCGCAGCGTGCCGACCAGTTTGACGAAGCTCGCCTTGTCGTCGGAGAACAGCGTCTGGGTGCGCTCCTCGGCCGCGCGCTTGGGCTCCGCCGTCGCCGACCACCAGTCGCCAGTGCCGGCGTCGCGCAAGAAGATGTAGGAGCCGAGCCGGTCCTCGGTCGGATCCGGTTGCCAGCGCGTGACGGACAGATCGCCCCACCGGCTGTAGCCGGAGCCTGTCGCGGTGACCATCACCGAATAGCGGCCGTTCGACATCACATTGGTCGAACGCAGAGCCCGCACAGGATCGAGCACGATGCGGGTGTCGGGACTCTCGGTTTCGGTCTCGTCCTTCGCCCGTTCGTCCGCCTCGGTCCTGACGGTCGCGGTCGGGATGTCGCGCGGCGCCCTCTCCTGGAGCAGAAGCTCGGCCGACTCGATGACCGGATCGCTGTGGAAACGGTCGCGCAGGCGACCCTCGAAAATGGCGTCGGCGACCGCCGCGATCGACATGCCGGAATGGTGGGCCATGTAGTTCTGTACGACGACGTGATCGGTGCCTTCCGGCACGCGCTGCGGCGTGAAATCGACGGCGTCGTAGTAACCATGGCGGCCAAGCGCGCCGAGCTCCCGTAGGCGCGCTAGGTTCTGCACCGCTTCGCGCGGGTTGAACTGCGCGGCCAGCACGGTGGCGTAAGGCGCGATCACCGTGTTCTGGCCAAGGCCGCGCTTCAGCCCGAGACCGGGCACGCCGAAATTGGTGTACTGGTAGGTCAGCTCGCGGTCGCGGGCATTGTAGGCCGCTTCCGAAATGCCCCAGGGCACATTCTTCTGACGGCCATACTGGATCTGGCGCTTGATGATCAGCTTGCTGGTCTGGTTGAGAATCGAACCTTGCGGTTCCTTCATCACCAGCGGCGGCATCAGATACTCGAACATCGAGCCGGACCAGGACATCAGCGCGCCCTGGAAGCCGATCTCGACGATCGGCCGGCCAAGCCGGAACCAGTGCTCGGTCGGCAGGTCGCCCTTTGCGATGGCGAACAGGCTGGTCAGCCGCGCCTCGGAGGCCAGAAGATCGTAGCAGCTCTCGTCGAGCTGGTGCTCCTCGACCCGGTAGCCGATCGACAGCAGCTTGCGCTCCGGCCGCATCAGGAACGAGAACTCCATCTCGAAGGCGAAGCGGCGCGTGCGCTCGCGCAGGGTGAGCAGCTTGGCACGCAGCGCCTCTACGGCGTTGTCGTCGCTGTGGGCGTCGTGGACATGCGCCTCGCAGGTGGCTTCGAGCCTGGCCGCCCAGTCGACGATGACATCGCTCTGTGGCGATGCCGCCTCGGTGTGGATGGCGGTGGCGAGCTTGCGGATCTCGCCGGCCAGCACAGCCAAATTGATGGTGCGGATCGAGGCCATTTCCGGCTGCGCCTTGATGGTGTCGACGGCGCGCCGCATGCCGTCGAGGCGGTCGGCCAGACGCTGGCGCAAGGGACGCAGCTGACGGCGGTCGTCGGGCAGCTCATCCAGGCTCTCGCCGAGGATGGTCACTGTGTCGAGGATGCCCTCGAAATCGCCCTGGAGATGAACGGACGGCGCCTCGGCCCATTCGGCGCAGGCCGCCGCCACCGCCACCAGATGGCCGGCGAGATTGCCGCTGTCGACAGCCGAGATGTAGAGCGGATAGAGCGGCTTCAGTGTGGTGGTGTCGTACCAGTTGAAGAGATGGCCGCGGTTGCGCGGCATGCTCTCGATGGTCGTCATGGTGGCATCGATGCGGGTGATGGCATCGGACAGGCTGATCCAGCCGAAATCGCGGGCCGAGACGACCGACAGGAGATAGACGCCGATGTTGGTCGGCGAGGTGCGCGGCGCGACCACTGGCGCCGGGCTCTCCTGGAAATTGTCCGGCGGCAGATGATGATGCTCGGCCGTGACGAAGGTTTCGAAATAGTGCCAGGTGCGGCGCGCCACCGTGCGCAGCGCATGGATGTCGGCCTGCGATATGCGCAGCCGGTCCTCGGTCTCGGCCGAACGGCTGATCCAGCTGGCGATCGCCGGGGAGCCGATCCAGAACAGAGCGAAGAAAAAGGCGACGAAGGCGCCGGTGGAATCGGCCAGCACCGGAATGGCGAGGCCGACGAAGCCGATGATCACGGCGCCGTACATCATGCCGTAGTAGGAGCCGACATCGTTGTCGCCGGCCTTGTGCGCCTGCGAGGCGGTGCGCCATTCCAGCAGGTTCTGCCGGGAGACGAACAGCCGGTAGAGCGTGCGCACGATGGCGTCGCCCATCATCCAGGCGTTATGCGCCATCAGCACGATCTTCAATGCCACCATGGCGGTGCCGAAGGCCACGTCGCGCGCCAGCGCGGAGAAATGGCCGCGCGGCGTCTGGTCACCGCTCTTGGGCAGTATGGCGTTGACGACGTCGAAAGTGGGCGCCATGAACAGGCTGAGGATCAGCAATGCCTGCCATTGTGCTGCCTGCGTGAAGGGCAGCAGCGTCCAGCCGGCGATCGCCGCCATCACCCAGAAGATCGGCGTCAGCGAGCGGCGCAGATTGTCGACCATCTTCCAACGCGACAGCGCCGGCACGCCGGAGCGCGGATCGAGGATGAAGCCCAGGAGCTGCCAGTCGCCGCGTGCCCAGCGGTGGTGGCGCGAGGCATCGACCGAGTAGCGGGTCGGGTAATCCTCGACCAGTTCGACGTCGGTGACGAGCGCCGAACGCGCCAGCGCGCCTTCGAGCAGATCGTGGCTGAGGATGGTGTTTTCCTCGATGCGGCCCTGTAACGCGGCCTCGAAGGCATCGACGTGGTAGAGGCCCTTGCCGGTGAAGGAGCCGTCGCCGAAGACGTCCTGGTACAGGTCGGACACCGCAAAGACATAAGGATCGAGGCCGCGATTGGCCGAGAAGACCCGTTGGAAGAACGACGCCTCGTCGCCGCTGGTCAGCGAAGCGGTGATACGTGGCTGCAGGATCGTGTAGCCCGAGGTGACGACGCGCCTGGTGGCATCGAAATGCGGTCGGTTGAGCGGGTGGCAAAGCTTGCCGACAAGCGTAGCGACCGCATCGCGGGTGGTGCGCGTGTCGGCGTCGAGCGTCATTACGTGAACGACTTTTTCCGGCAGCGGCACATCGAGCGGCAGGAAGGTGGTGTCGCTGTCGCCGCGCAGCAGCAGGTCAAGCTCGTGCAGCTTGCCGCGCTTGCGCTCCCAGCCCATCCAGCATCCCTGCGCGGCATTATAGAGCCGGCGCCGGTGCAGGAGATAGAAGCGCGGCGCGCCTTCGGCGGGATAGCGGGCGTTGAGGCGGGCGATCTCGTCACGGGCGAATTCGAGAATCTCGGTGTCGGCCGCGTCGATCTCGGTCTTGCTGTCGGGCCAGTCCGACAGCAGGGCGAAGTGGATCTCGTCCGCCAGATTGGCGAGGTAATGCACCTCGATGTTGCGGATGTTTTCCTCGACATCGTCGCGCGAGCCGATCAGCGACGGCACCACCACCAGCGTGCGTGCCTCGGACGGCACGCCGTGCCTGTAGTCATAGCCGATAAGGCGCGTCGGCTTGAGGAACAGCGAGACAACGGTATTGAAGAAAGCGAGCGCGCCTTCGCTGGCCGGCACGGCAAACAGCGCCAGCATCAAGACGATCGAAGGCACAGACAGGCCGAGATTGGCAAGGGCATTGCCGGAAACCACCAGCAGCAGCACGGTCAGCGCAAAGACCGGCAGGACGATGCCCAGCCATCCGGTCTTGGCAAAGGTGCGCTTGACGGTCTGACTGACGGTCGGTCGGTAGCCGATCGCCTTTTCCAGTTCCAGCCGGCGTGGCCCGACAAGGAAAAAACCGACATCCGTGTGCGCTAAAGGAGCCGCAAAGCCATCTGCGCCGTCGGCGGCGGATGCAATTTCGTTGGTGATCTGGCCGGCCAGTTCGATCGCCTTTTCGGCGACGCGATATTCCGACAGATTCGAGCGGCGGGCCAGCTCTTCGATCGCGGTCCGGTACTGGTCACGCGAGAAGAAATCGAGCGCGGCGAAGTCGGTGCGCTCGCGCAGCACCGTGTCGATACGGCTGACGCCCTCGAACCACACCGTCCAGTCGATATCGTTGATGAGCCGCAGGCCGCGTATGATGTTGCCGGTCGTCACATTGCCGCTGGACAGCGTATGATGCTCGGAAATGATGATTTCCTCGGCGTCCGAGCCGGTCTTCTCGAGTTCGCCTTCCAGCCACTCCAGCGCCTTGCCTGCATTCTGCGAGCCGTCGCGCAAGCGGTAGAGCAGTTGCGTGGCAAAGGTGGTGTCCTGGGCGTGCGCGCTGAAATTGGCCAGGATCGCTTGCCGGTCCCGGGTATCGTCGGTCGCCAGCACCTTGTCGGCGACATCATTGGCGATCTGGCGCATCTGCCGGGTGCGGTTGACCCTGACCGCAAGGCGGCGAAGATTTTCGATCAGAACGAAGCGCAACAGCGACGGCAGCGCCCAGAGTTCGCCGATCTTCAGCGGCTCGACCGACTGGAAGCCCTGGACGATGGCCTTGAACATGGTCGCGGAGACGGAACTGTCGGAATGCGCCACATAAGTCCAGGCCAGCGCCAGCGCGCGCGGCACGCCGCCGCCGTCCGGCAGCTTCAGCGTCGGCAGTTGACGATAGAAGCGGCGCGGCAGGTCGCGCTTGACCTGGAAAATGGTTTCCTCGACCAGATAGTTGTTGTCGAGCAGCCATTGCGCCGCGGGCGTGATGGTCTCGCCCCTCGCCTGCGCGGCGTTGGTCGAACGGTAGACTTCGAGGATCTTCTTGGCGCTGTCGCGGATGCGGGCCTGGAAATCGAATGGCGTCAGGCCGAACAGATCCGCGAGATCGCCCTTGGCCAGGCTTTCACCGAGCAGCCGAAGGCGTTCCTCCGGCAGGAAAATGGATCTTATCGGTTCTTCCGTGATGGGCGGGAAGCTCGCGCTAGTCTTTTCGATTTGTGCTGGATTCGTCTGAATATTCATTGAAAATTCCGTAAGCGGGCACTCAGCGGCGTCACCGCCACGGCAATGGCCCTAAAACCGATTCAAATGCAATTGGTTGCATGCCCAGCTTTTGCCGAAAATTGTTTCCGCACCACGACAAGGCATCGTCTTTCGACAGTTTCAAAGACGAACGCCCCTCACTCCCGCCGAGACCGATCGACGGAAAGGATTCAGGCTTTTTCGTGATCCCGGCTGGAGCTTACCCTATATTTCGCCGGCATCACGATCATGTTTGGAAACAAGCGTTAATCGTTGGGTCGAATGCCATCGATCCGGACCACGAATACTGTCGGGTGGTCGATGGGCTTGATGCGCAGGCCAGCTGTGGCTGAGGCAGTCAGGAGTGCGTCGAGGTGGCTAAGGCGAATAGGCTCTGCGGCGGAAACCAAGACTTCCCCACCCAGGCACAGGACGAGGGTCGCTCTGCTTTCAATCCCGATTTCCAAAGGGTTCGACATTACGAGGCGTTCGACGGAATGCCTCATGCGGCCACGCCGGGTCATCACGTTGAGATCGGTGATCGGACCGGCGATCAGTTCGGCACTGGTCGGCCGGTCGGCTGGAAAGGAAAACGGCGCTGAAGCGGCGGTCAGGCACGCCGGCGGCTCGCCGGCGACATCAAGAATGATCCCCTCGCCTTCCAATACCGACAGGGTGCGGTCAATGCCGGCAAAGCTGGAGAACGGCCCGCTGCCTTCGACGCGGGCCATCGAGACACGCCAATCGAAGGTGTCGAGCCCGGCATCGGCCGGCGAGACGGCGATTTCCGTCGTCACGCCGCCGCCGTTCTTCCACGGCATCGATTTGTATTCGGCTGCCCGCAGGACGCGCATCGGTCGGCCTGTTATCCCAGAATGCCGGGCAAATTGAGCTGATGCTCCCTGGCGCAATCGATGGCGATGTCGTAGCCGGCGTCGGCGTGCCTCATGACGCCGGTCGCCGGATCGTTC
Protein-coding regions in this window:
- a CDS encoding HutD family protein; protein product: MRVLRAAEYKSMPWKNGGGVTTEIAVSPADAGLDTFDWRVSMARVEGSGPFSSFAGIDRTLSVLEGEGIILDVAGEPPACLTAASAPFSFPADRPTSAELIAGPITDLNVMTRRGRMRHSVERLVMSNPLEIGIESRATLVLCLGGEVLVSAAEPIRLSHLDALLTASATAGLRIKPIDHPTVFVVRIDGIRPND
- a CDS encoding GH36-type glycosyl hydrolase domain-containing protein, with the protein product MNIQTNPAQIEKTSASFPPITEEPIRSIFLPEERLRLLGESLAKGDLADLFGLTPFDFQARIRDSAKKILEVYRSTNAAQARGETITPAAQWLLDNNYLVEETIFQVKRDLPRRFYRQLPTLKLPDGGGVPRALALAWTYVAHSDSSVSATMFKAIVQGFQSVEPLKIGELWALPSLLRFVLIENLRRLAVRVNRTRQMRQIANDVADKVLATDDTRDRQAILANFSAHAQDTTFATQLLYRLRDGSQNAGKALEWLEGELEKTGSDAEEIIISEHHTLSSGNVTTGNIIRGLRLINDIDWTVWFEGVSRIDTVLRERTDFAALDFFSRDQYRTAIEELARRSNLSEYRVAEKAIELAGQITNEIASAADGADGFAAPLAHTDVGFFLVGPRRLELEKAIGYRPTVSQTVKRTFAKTGWLGIVLPVFALTVLLLVVSGNALANLGLSVPSIVLMLALFAVPASEGALAFFNTVVSLFLKPTRLIGYDYRHGVPSEARTLVVVPSLIGSRDDVEENIRNIEVHYLANLADEIHFALLSDWPDSKTEIDAADTEILEFARDEIARLNARYPAEGAPRFYLLHRRRLYNAAQGCWMGWERKRGKLHELDLLLRGDSDTTFLPLDVPLPEKVVHVMTLDADTRTTRDAVATLVGKLCHPLNRPHFDATRRVVTSGYTILQPRITASLTSGDEASFFQRVFSANRGLDPYVFAVSDLYQDVFGDGSFTGKGLYHVDAFEAALQGRIEENTILSHDLLEGALARSALVTDVELVEDYPTRYSVDASRHHRWARGDWQLLGFILDPRSGVPALSRWKMVDNLRRSLTPIFWVMAAIAGWTLLPFTQAAQWQALLILSLFMAPTFDVVNAILPKSGDQTPRGHFSALARDVAFGTAMVALKIVLMAHNAWMMGDAIVRTLYRLFVSRQNLLEWRTASQAHKAGDNDVGSYYGMMYGAVIIGFVGLAIPVLADSTGAFVAFFFALFWIGSPAIASWISRSAETEDRLRISQADIHALRTVARRTWHYFETFVTAEHHHLPPDNFQESPAPVVAPRTSPTNIGVYLLSVVSARDFGWISLSDAITRIDATMTTIESMPRNRGHLFNWYDTTTLKPLYPLYISAVDSGNLAGHLVAVAAACAEWAEAPSVHLQGDFEGILDTVTILGESLDELPDDRRQLRPLRQRLADRLDGMRRAVDTIKAQPEMASIRTINLAVLAGEIRKLATAIHTEAASPQSDVIVDWAARLEATCEAHVHDAHSDDNAVEALRAKLLTLRERTRRFAFEMEFSFLMRPERKLLSIGYRVEEHQLDESCYDLLASEARLTSLFAIAKGDLPTEHWFRLGRPIVEIGFQGALMSWSGSMFEYLMPPLVMKEPQGSILNQTSKLIIKRQIQYGRQKNVPWGISEAAYNARDRELTYQYTNFGVPGLGLKRGLGQNTVIAPYATVLAAQFNPREAVQNLARLRELGALGRHGYYDAVDFTPQRVPEGTDHVVVQNYMAHHSGMSIAAVADAIFEGRLRDRFHSDPVIESAELLLQERAPRDIPTATVRTEADERAKDETETESPDTRIVLDPVRALRSTNVMSNGRYSVMVTATGSGYSRWGDLSVTRWQPDPTEDRLGSYIFLRDAGTGDWWSATAEPKRAAEERTQTLFSDDKASFVKLVGTLRSEVECIVISEGNGEGRRVTLFNEGPTDRHIEVTSFAELVLGLEVSDNAHPAFSKMFVETEIAPNNGAIFATRRKRETSEPDVTMVHFVTDPSGPARDAEAETDRRAFIGRGRTIVDAAAFDPGARLGGHSGFTLDPVASLRRQVRVPANKKISLTFWTVVGSNRAELEEAIARLDHPESFARQAMLAWTRSQVQTRHLGLSLADAANVQKLARYLIYPDPFLRLPAESIASGLGKQSSLWPTSISGDFPIFLVRIGDVADLEIVAQALRFQEYMRTRGMMIDFVVVNEQASSYVQDLQRAVESLCENSRLRGKELGPRQHIFAVRRDLMDETTYKTLLAVARVVLHTRNGTIFDQIERAEVAALQARDAQQPAALPELGPMTHSFGSQALAADGHGLSQWNGFGGFEGDGRHYVVRLAGRSTTPQPWINVISNASFGFHVSAEGAAFTWSRNSRDYQLTPWSNDPVSNRPGEGIYIYDHASGRAFSPLAAVVRDPSMTYETWHGQGFSTFRSKRGSLSMDLTHVVDPVDPVKISRLRIQNTGPAPARLRVYAYAEWVLGGHRSRTAATIVPSRDAATGALLAQNPYGLDFGERVAFLAADDGVHSVTADRTEFLGRHGTSEFPQAVLSGAGLSGRVEAGDDPCAAIARDIDVPAGGDVTLFWLLGDAGSAAEASALVRKHRGRDFDQRLADNEREWRGFLDTIQVETPDKALDAMVNHWLPYQSLACRIRARSAFYQASGAFGFRDQLQDTLALLAHDPKLARDQILNAARRQFPEGDVQHWWLPRTGAGVRTLISDDVVWLAHATARYLMVTGDTTILKEQLPFIDGQPLSEGEHDAFFTPEISKKTASLYEHCARALDLAITRSSPAGLPLILGGDWNDGMNRVGEQGKGESVWLGWFLLRTLGDFAAVAKTEGDAKHAQAWAKHADALKRALESTAWDGEWYRRGSFDDGTPLGSRSSQECRIDSIAQSWSVLSGEGDPARSTTAMQQATKLLVDDELKILKLFTPPFSKTKKDPGYIKSYPPGVRENGGQYTHAATWFVIALAEMGLNDEAYRCFSMLNPVNHALDEASAERYRVEPYVVAADIYAGDGNASDNKGGRGGWTWYTGSAGWLYRAAVEGILGIERRGKQITFRPKLPSHWDGYAATLKMLGAEVTVRVVRDKKTKSISLEVDGSKTKSASFQPKAGSKVEVVVKIPS